The following are from one region of the Pocillopora verrucosa isolate sample1 chromosome 3, ASM3666991v2, whole genome shotgun sequence genome:
- the LOC131773606 gene encoding uncharacterized protein encodes MTGKFFNTSALQSPSAARSLSLLDEFFLVLVRLRLGLLERDLADRFCISESTVSRICKSWMRLLRLELEPLINWPHKEQIFDFMPAIFKAKYPDVVVIIDYTEIKMETPSALDNQSAFYSYYKSNTTMKGLVGITPSGVCSFVSDLYTGSISDKEIIIQSGFLDKLSKGDGVMADKGFLIQDELAARQAHLVIPPLLKKKPQFSEEELDSTRSIANLRVHVERCMERIKNYHIFDRAFPISMADSSSDIFVVICVLVNFLPPLVK; translated from the coding sequence ATgacaggaaaattttttaacacGTCAGCTCTTCAGTCTCCTAGTGCAGCCAGGTCACTGTCTTTgttagatgaattttttttggtgcttgTACGATTACGACTCGGGCTTTTAGAAAGAGACCTCGCTGATAGATTTTGCATATCGGAGAGCACTGTGTCGCGCATTTGTAAAAGTTGGATGCGCCTATTACGTTTAGAACTAGAGCCTCTCATCAATTGGCCTCATAAGGAGCAGATATTTGATTTTATGCCAGCTATTTTCAAGGCAAAATACCCTGATGTTGTGGTCATCATTGATTACACTGAAATCAAGATGGAAACACCTTCTGCACTGGATAATCAGTCTGCATTTTATTCATATTATAAGTCAAACACAACTATGAAAGGCCTTGTAGGAATTACACCATCAGGGGTCTGTTCATTTGTCAGTGATTTGTACACCGGATCAATTTCTGACAAAGAAATTATAATTCAATCTGGTTTTCTTGATAAACTTTCAAAAGGGGATGGAGTCATGGCCGATAAAGGATTTTTAATTCAGGATGAGTTGGCTGCCAGACAAGCAcatcttgtaatacccccattattgaaaaagaaaccacAGTTCTCTGAGGAGGAACTTGATAGTACTAGATCCATTGCAAACCTCCGTGTTCATGTAGAGCGATGTATGGAGAGGATAAAGAACTACCACATATTTGACAGGGCATTCCCTATTAGCATGGCGGATAGTTCAAGTGACATTTTTGTTGTGATTTGTGTTTTAGTTAACTTCCTTCCCCCACTAGTAAAGTGA